In Gossypium raimondii isolate GPD5lz chromosome 12, ASM2569854v1, whole genome shotgun sequence, a single window of DNA contains:
- the LOC105765232 gene encoding cytochrome P450 86A22 — MDASVALMILSAVVVYLVWFKFIARSLNGPRVWPLLGSLPGLIENSNCMHEWIADNLRACGGTYQTCIAAIPFLARKQGLVTVTCDPNNLEHILKGRFDNYPKGPFWQAVFHDLLGDGIFNSDGDTWLFQRKTAALEFTTRTLRQAMSRWVNRAIKQRFWPILETAQLQGKPVDFQDLLLRLTFDNICGLTFGKDPQTASPGLPENGFATAFDRATEATLQRFILPEIIWKLKKWLGLGMEVKLSRSLDHMDKFLSEIINTRKLELLSRHQGEIPHDDLLSRFMKKKESYSDEFLRHVALNFILAGRDTTSVALCWFFWLVSQNSRVEEKIITEITTVLMKTRGTDTSKWVNEPLVFEEVDRLIYLKAALSETLRLYPSVPQDSKHVIADDVLPNGTFVPAGSNVTYSIYSAGRMKFIWGEDCLEFKPERWLSEDGKKFEPKDSYRFVTFNAGPRICLGKDLAYLQMKSIAAAVLLHHRLTVAAGHRVEQKMSLTLFMKYGLCMDVHPRNLKPVPEKMHKADEEVYV; from the coding sequence ATGGATGCATCAGTGGCTTTGATGATTCTATCAGCCGTGGTGGTTTATTTAGTATGGTTCAAGTTCATCGCACGGTCGCTCAATGGACCACGTGTCTGGCCTTTATTGGGCAGCCTTCCGGGGCTCATTGAGAACTCCAATTGTATGCATGAGTGGATTGCCGACAACCTACGCGCGTGCGGCGGCACGTACCAGACGTGCATCGCTGCGATTCCGTTTTTGGCTCGGAAGCAAGGTCTCGTGACCGTCACGTGCGATCCGAATAACTTGGAGCATATTTTGAAGGGCCGGTTCGATAATTATCCCAAGGGGCCGTTTTGGCAGGCTGTGTTTCATGATTTGCTTGGTGATGGGATCTTTAATTCTGATGGTGACACGTGGCTGTTCCAGCGTAAGACTGCCGCGTTGGAGTTTACCACCAGGACGCTTCGCCAAGCCATGTCACGGTGGGTTAACCGGGCCATCAAGCAGCGGTTTTGGCCGATTCTTGAGACGGCTCAGCTCCAAGGGAAGCCGGTTGATTTTCAGGACCTGTTGCTTCGGCTCACTTTCGATAACATATGTGGCTTGACATTTGGCAAGGATCCTCAAACGGCATCTCCAGGGCTTCCCGAGAACGGCTTCGCAACGGCTTTTGATCGAGCCACAGAAGCCACGCTCCAACGATTTATTTTGCCCGAAATCATATGGAAGCTGAAAAAATGGTTGGGGCTTGGAATGGAAGTGAAGCTGAGCCGAAGCCTCGACCACATGGATAAATTCTTATCCGAAATCATTAATACACGCAAGCTTGAATTGCTGAGTCGGCATCAAGGTGAGATCCCACACGACGACTTGCTGTCccgtttcatgaaaaaaaaggaaTCCTACTCAGATGAATTCCTTAGACACGTGgcattaaactttattttagcTGGACGTGACACTACTTCGGTCGCACTATGCTGGTTCTTCTGGCTAGTCAGTCAAAATTCAAGGGTGGAAGAAAAGATCATCACAGAAATTACCACCGTTCTGATGAAGACACGTGGCACTGATACTTCCAAATGGGTAAATGAACCCCTTGTATTCGAAGAAGTTGACCGATTAATATACCTTAAAGCAGCACTGTCTGAGACATTAAGACTCTACCCATCAGTGCCACAAGACTCAAAGCATGTAATAGCAGATGATGTCTTGCCTAATGGGACATTCGTCCCTGCTGGATCAAACGTGACATACTCTATATATTCAGCTGGTCGTATGAAATTCATCTGGGGTGAAGATTGCTTGGAATTCAAACCAGAAAGATGGTTATCCGAAGACGGTAAAAAATTCGAGCCAAAGGATTCGTATAGATTTGTTACATTCAACGCCGGACCCCGAATTTGTTTAGGAAAAGATTTAGCTTATCTTCAAATGAAATCAATAGCCGCGGCGGTGTTACTCCATCATCGACTTACAGTGGCGGCAGGGCACCGGGTAGAGCAGAAGATGTCATTAACGTTGTTCATGAAATATGGGCTTTGCATGGACGTGCACCCAAGAAACCTCAAACCTGTCCCAGAAAAGATGCACAAAGCTGACGAAGAAGTGTATGTTTGA
- the LOC105765235 gene encoding L10-interacting MYB domain-containing protein — MSTSAVEVSDEKVKAMWDKRLTEIFCDICIKEILKGNRPGTHFTKDGWLKIMTTFEKETGKGFSQRQLKNRWDALKKEWKAWKKLKGEDTGLGWNPIKRTVDASDDWWESRLQVVPEAKKFRTSGIDSEFEAKLDQMFVGIVATGDKAWAPSSGTLRSDFFEDVNNEILEENEE, encoded by the exons ATGAGTACTTCGGCGGTTGAAGTTAGTGATGAAAAAGTGAAAGCAATGTGGGATAAGAGATTGACTGaaatattttgtgatatttgtattaaagaGATATTGAAAGGCAATAGGCCTGGTACTCATTTCACAAAAGATGGATGGTTGAAAATAATGACCACCTTTGAGAAAGAAACGGGCAAGGGTTTTTCACAAAGACAACTTAAAAATAGGTGGGATGCCctaaaaaaagaatggaaagcTTGGAAGAAACTTAAAGGCGAAGATACTGGTCTAGGGTGGAATCCTATAAAAAGGACTGTTGATGCATCGGATGATTGGTGGGAGAGTAGGCTCCAG GTTGTGCCTGAAGctaaaaaatttagaacatcGGGCATTGATTCTGAATTCGAAGCGAAGTTGGACCAAATGTTCGTGGGGATAGTTGCAACAGGTGATAAAGCATGGGCACCTTCTTCTGGTACACTCCGTAGTGATTTTTTTGAGGATGTTAACAACGAAATACTTGAAGAGAATGAAgaataa